One genomic segment of Desulforamulus reducens MI-1 includes these proteins:
- a CDS encoding DUF4194 domain-containing protein, protein MWAEAWEKLTDRDKEEFVRVINLLLSKTFILRDEYEPKTKSLVINKDFRFVERHHSLIQEYLGIAGWYVQNDAYRGVIAAYNRFGTNRYRLDKPSTYFLYTLRLIYEESREKIALAKQCTTTVGEMVEKMFYLGLVEKKPPDTHLREGLNTLKRFNIIEKVEGDWAKADTRIVVYPSIELIVSNEKISNLYDQLTEEGEDDETTDQDIIN, encoded by the coding sequence ATGTGGGCAGAAGCATGGGAAAAGCTAACGGACAGGGATAAAGAGGAGTTTGTGCGGGTAATTAACCTTTTGTTAAGCAAGACCTTTATCCTGAGGGATGAGTATGAACCTAAGACAAAAAGCTTGGTCATCAACAAAGACTTTCGGTTTGTGGAGAGACACCATTCTCTAATCCAAGAGTATTTAGGAATTGCCGGCTGGTATGTGCAAAATGATGCCTACAGGGGAGTTATTGCCGCTTATAACCGATTTGGCACCAATCGTTATCGTTTAGACAAGCCCAGTACTTATTTTTTATATACATTAAGGCTTATCTATGAAGAGAGTAGGGAAAAGATAGCCCTGGCCAAGCAATGCACGACCACTGTGGGGGAAATGGTGGAAAAAATGTTTTACTTGGGCCTGGTGGAAAAAAAGCCGCCGGACACTCATCTTAGGGAAGGTTTAAACACCCTAAAACGCTTTAACATTATAGAAAAGGTGGAAGGTGATTGGGCCAAAGCCGATACTAGGATCGTAGTGTATCCCTCAATTGAGCTAATTGTTTCAAACGAAAAGATCAGCAACCTATATGACCAGTTGACGGAAGAGGGTGAAGATGATGAAACTACTGACCAGGATATTATTAATTAA
- a CDS encoding DMT family transporter — protein sequence MHKHRGIIFLIAAITFFSMMPIWVKLAYTTGLSAFDVTFLRSGMAAAMLGIFILYRKINFHVERQQLGPLLLSSTLGYTATMISLYLSYKYVSAGVATSLHYLFPVLVMLLEYFIYHEKLQFYKWMALLTSLAGIYLIAEPGGSSFSLRGVGLAISSAVFFTFYVLSINHPQLKKMDSLVLAFYDCLIASITSLVLLVAQGNWPLTLTLKGLYYTGLVSFFCTALALIFFIKGVQSIGSANASILSTLEPVLSLVAGIIILHEPLTWYTSLGCILIIVAVILIGYSDLSEDSPA from the coding sequence ATGCACAAGCATCGAGGAATTATTTTTTTAATCGCTGCCATTACTTTTTTCAGTATGATGCCGATATGGGTCAAACTAGCCTATACAACAGGACTCTCTGCTTTCGATGTTACCTTTCTGCGTTCTGGTATGGCTGCCGCTATGCTGGGAATATTTATACTCTATCGCAAGATTAATTTTCATGTAGAGAGGCAACAGCTAGGTCCGCTGTTGCTATCGAGTACCCTAGGTTATACAGCCACTATGATAAGTTTGTACTTATCTTATAAATATGTTAGTGCGGGCGTGGCTACTTCGCTGCATTACCTGTTTCCAGTACTGGTCATGCTGCTCGAATATTTTATATATCATGAGAAACTACAGTTTTATAAATGGATGGCTCTCCTGACATCTCTGGCCGGTATCTACCTGATAGCTGAGCCAGGGGGGAGTAGTTTTTCTCTCCGAGGTGTTGGCCTGGCAATAAGTTCAGCCGTATTTTTTACCTTTTATGTGCTGTCAATTAATCATCCTCAGCTAAAAAAGATGGACAGCCTGGTGCTGGCTTTTTATGACTGCTTGATTGCATCTATCACCTCTTTGGTACTGCTTGTGGCTCAGGGGAATTGGCCGCTGACGCTTACACTAAAAGGTTTGTACTATACAGGTTTGGTAAGTTTTTTCTGTACCGCCTTGGCGCTGATTTTTTTCATAAAAGGTGTGCAAAGCATTGGCTCGGCCAATGCTTCCATACTTAGTACCCTGGAACCGGTGCTTAGCCTAGTAGCAGGTATCATCATTTTACATGAACCACTAACCTGGTATACATCACTGGGATGTATATTGATTATAGTTGCCGTCATTCTAATTGGCTATTCAGATCTAAGTGAGGATTCCCCCGCCTAA
- a CDS encoding helix-turn-helix domain-containing protein, with the protein MQLKKIRQEQGLSVRKLSEISGVPVRTLEDIERRGDCRVSTALKLAVALSVSMDKLCKPGD; encoded by the coding sequence ATGCAGCTTAAGAAAATCAGGCAGGAACAGGGATTAAGCGTCCGCAAACTATCGGAAATATCTGGCGTACCCGTCAGAACCTTGGAAGATATTGAAAGGCGTGGAGATTGTAGGGTCTCCACTGCCTTGAAATTAGCAGTTGCACTAAGTGTCAGCATGGATAAACTTTGTAAACCGGGAGATTAA
- a CDS encoding DUF3795 domain-containing protein translates to MKSEDINCDGCLTVGGRLLDFCQSCKIKQCCSNKGLENCAVCNEQPCEKLIKFHNFLPDAKASFEALKKR, encoded by the coding sequence CTGAAATCCGAAGACATCAATTGTGACGGATGTCTTACCGTAGGAGGAAGGTTGCTTGACTTTTGCCAGTCTTGCAAAATCAAACAGTGCTGTAGTAACAAGGGTTTAGAAAACTGTGCAGTTTGCAATGAACAGCCTTGTGAAAAACTCATAAAATTTCACAATTTTTTACCGGATGCTAAGGCTTCCTTTGAGGCGTTGAAAAAGAGGTGA
- a CDS encoding ATP-binding protein, with the protein MMKLLTRILLINWHYIKYQCIDFSDINFLTGKNGSGKSTIIDALQLVLLGDTSGFYFNKAANDKSQRSLKGYLRGEVAEDEETNTVYLRNDDFSSYLVLEFHDKKSNQYFCLGVVFDCYDDGSHDHQFFYLNDKLPANHFIEKGTELNRKGLKAFFFNNYSRGKYQFFETNSKYQEVALGKLGQINKKFFRLLKKAVPFSPIMDIKGFISEFVCDVENKIDITDMQENIRYYKQLEHDLEIVKRKIGILKEIESQHKFYCEELQRLETQKYLIDRGIQEQLQNRVAKIAQDIHRLREKIAANEGSLREKEEELTSLQEERDHLFAEKINSDVYRKREELGRQIEDLQRESKAIEHSKGILLGLIKGVLYTWREVYQWCRENLAEMPLLEEPLDYLANISEGKLELITREKLWFVKQALQEYVNKINDAYSTHRTELDGLMQYLGRLEEEIKNLRQGIKAFPPAILELKNLIAEKLSAKHQRDIKPQIFADLLEIKSDQWRNAIEGYLNTQKFYLIVEPKYFIEALKIYDEFKFTHKIYDVGIVDIEKIIARHPRPQPNSLAEEVESTNPYARSYADFLLGHVIKCEKVEQLRDFRTSITPSCMLYHNYVARQINPQRYETPYIGQRAVINQLRLKEAKYTEVSEQRDALGPKVAKLAQLRNSSVINDENISSILQNKQAVDRLPQVTHALDKATRQLAALDLSYLTRVEKLLKEAENNIGVVNKQIRELEKSKGKYYSERDEKEKALPLLEKDIAAQKEDIKSRYEAPWVEAVGEPRFRQELSQRKDPENIVNTFTTTVKGTQSRIENKWKAMLESRIIYNRDYNGALDVNAQGNAAYAQELRVLEDTSLVQYEEKIKDAQEKAQEQFKEDFISKLKKNIEDAREQIDDLNKALKDIPFGRDKYRFTVTPNPHYKKYYEMITDDMLLEGLTLFSASFQSRYQDVVEELFRQIIDVDEGLVSADRREELNKNLDKFTDYRTYLDFDLAVTDDRGMESRLSRVIAKKSGGETQTPFYISVLASFVQLYRIKSRNQDNTVRILVFDEAYSKMDHQRIKESINLIRKLGLQVILSAPTEKIGDIAPLVDRNLCVTRIKNETVIKSFDPREVEGA; encoded by the coding sequence ATGATGAAACTACTGACCAGGATATTATTAATTAATTGGCACTATATAAAGTACCAGTGCATTGATTTTTCGGATATTAACTTTTTAACTGGGAAGAACGGTTCAGGAAAGTCGACTATTATCGATGCCTTACAATTAGTGTTGCTGGGTGATACCAGTGGTTTTTACTTTAACAAAGCGGCCAATGACAAGTCCCAGCGCTCGCTAAAGGGATATTTGCGGGGAGAAGTTGCCGAAGATGAAGAAACCAATACGGTTTATTTGAGAAATGATGATTTTTCCAGCTACCTGGTCTTAGAGTTTCATGATAAAAAGAGTAACCAGTATTTTTGCCTGGGAGTTGTTTTTGATTGTTATGACGATGGCAGCCATGACCACCAGTTCTTTTATTTGAATGATAAATTACCGGCTAATCACTTTATTGAGAAAGGCACAGAATTAAATCGAAAGGGGCTCAAAGCCTTCTTTTTCAATAACTATTCTAGAGGCAAGTACCAATTTTTTGAAACCAATAGTAAGTATCAGGAAGTGGCCCTGGGGAAACTGGGCCAGATTAATAAAAAGTTTTTCCGCCTGTTAAAAAAAGCCGTACCTTTTTCGCCAATTATGGACATCAAAGGGTTTATCAGTGAGTTCGTTTGTGATGTGGAAAACAAAATCGACATAACAGACATGCAGGAAAACATTCGCTATTATAAACAATTGGAACATGACCTGGAGATAGTCAAGCGGAAAATTGGCATTTTAAAGGAAATAGAAAGTCAACACAAATTCTATTGCGAAGAACTTCAGCGACTGGAAACCCAAAAATATTTAATTGACCGAGGAATACAGGAACAACTGCAAAACAGAGTTGCTAAAATTGCGCAAGATATTCATCGATTACGGGAAAAAATTGCTGCCAATGAAGGAAGCCTGCGGGAGAAAGAAGAGGAACTCACTTCCCTGCAGGAAGAGAGGGATCACCTTTTTGCGGAAAAAATTAATTCCGATGTGTACAGAAAAAGGGAAGAGTTGGGACGCCAAATTGAAGACCTGCAAAGGGAAAGCAAGGCTATTGAACATAGTAAAGGTATTTTGCTGGGGCTAATCAAAGGCGTCTTATATACCTGGCGGGAAGTTTATCAGTGGTGTCGGGAAAATTTAGCGGAGATGCCCCTGCTGGAAGAACCACTGGACTATTTGGCCAATATCTCTGAGGGCAAGCTGGAATTAATAACCCGGGAAAAATTATGGTTTGTTAAACAAGCACTGCAGGAATATGTAAACAAAATCAATGATGCCTATTCTACGCATAGGACCGAGTTAGATGGTTTAATGCAGTATTTAGGCAGGTTGGAAGAGGAAATCAAAAACCTTCGGCAGGGTATAAAGGCCTTTCCCCCGGCCATACTGGAACTGAAAAATTTGATTGCCGAAAAACTAAGTGCCAAGCACCAAAGAGACATTAAGCCACAGATTTTTGCCGATTTGCTGGAGATTAAAAGTGATCAATGGCGCAATGCCATTGAAGGGTATTTGAATACCCAGAAGTTTTATTTAATTGTTGAACCCAAGTATTTTATTGAAGCCTTAAAGATATATGATGAATTTAAATTTACTCACAAAATATATGATGTGGGTATTGTGGATATCGAGAAAATCATAGCCAGGCACCCCAGACCGCAGCCCAACAGCCTTGCGGAAGAGGTTGAAAGCACAAACCCCTATGCCAGGTCTTACGCCGACTTCCTGCTGGGTCATGTTATAAAATGCGAAAAAGTGGAGCAACTGCGGGATTTCCGGACTTCCATTACCCCCAGTTGTATGCTTTATCACAATTATGTGGCGCGTCAAATTAACCCTCAAAGGTACGAAACCCCGTATATCGGGCAAAGGGCTGTTATCAATCAGCTTAGGCTTAAGGAAGCAAAATATACTGAAGTATCAGAGCAAAGGGATGCTTTGGGACCAAAGGTGGCTAAACTGGCCCAGCTTAGGAACAGCAGTGTTATTAATGATGAAAATATAAGTAGTATTTTGCAAAATAAACAAGCCGTGGACAGGCTGCCACAGGTCACCCATGCGTTAGATAAGGCCACCCGGCAGTTGGCTGCCCTGGACTTGAGTTACCTGACCAGGGTAGAAAAATTATTAAAGGAAGCGGAGAACAATATTGGTGTCGTAAACAAACAAATAAGGGAATTAGAAAAGTCCAAGGGTAAATATTACAGTGAAAGGGACGAAAAAGAAAAAGCCCTGCCTCTGCTGGAGAAGGACATAGCAGCACAAAAAGAGGATATCAAAAGCAGGTATGAGGCCCCCTGGGTGGAAGCAGTAGGGGAACCTAGGTTCCGGCAGGAACTGAGCCAGCGAAAGGACCCTGAGAACATTGTTAATACCTTTACTACAACTGTTAAAGGGACCCAAAGCCGCATAGAAAATAAATGGAAAGCTATGCTAGAGAGCAGGATTATTTACAACCGCGATTATAACGGTGCCTTAGATGTAAATGCCCAGGGTAATGCTGCTTATGCCCAGGAATTGAGGGTCCTGGAAGATACCTCGCTGGTTCAGTATGAGGAAAAAATAAAGGATGCCCAGGAAAAAGCCCAGGAGCAGTTTAAGGAAGATTTCATCAGTAAACTGAAGAAAAACATTGAGGATGCACGGGAGCAAATTGATGATTTGAATAAAGCCCTAAAAGATATACCCTTTGGTCGGGATAAGTACAGGTTCACTGTAACCCCTAACCCTCATTATAAAAAGTACTACGAAATGATTACCGATGATATGTTGCTGGAAGGGTTGACCCTTTTTTCCGCATCTTTTCAGAGCAGATATCAGGATGTGGTGGAGGAGCTTTTCCGCCAGATTATTGATGTGGATGAAGGCCTGGTAAGCGCCGATCGGCGGGAAGAATTGAATAAGAACTTGGATAAGTTTACCGATTATCGGACTTACCTGGACTTTGATCTGGCAGTGACCGACGACAGGGGGATGGAGTCAAGATTATCCAGGGTAATAGCCAAAAAATCAGGGGGAGAGACCCAGACCCCCTTCTATATTTCTGTATTGGCATCCTTTGTTCAGTTATACCGGATTAAAAGCAGGAACCAGGATAACACTGTGCGGATTTTGGTCTTTGACGAAGCCTATAGTAAGATGGACCATCAGCGGATTAAAGAAAGTATTAACCTGATCCGGAAGCTAGGGCTGCAGGTTATTCTCTCTGCGCCCACAGAAAAAATCGGTGACATCGCCCCCTTAGTGGATAGGAACCTGTGTGTCACCAGGATAAAAAATGAGACAGTTATAAAATCCTTTGACCCCAGGGAAGTAGAGGGGGCTTAG
- a CDS encoding aspartyl-phosphate phosphatase Spo0E family protein: MSGLSEIEKLLKKIEFLRYELNCLARNKHLVDPEVVNTSERLDRALVLYYKLRDMRFVSKTSVG, encoded by the coding sequence GTGTCTGGGTTGTCGGAAATTGAGAAGTTATTAAAAAAGATTGAGTTTTTGCGGTATGAGCTTAATTGTTTAGCTAGAAATAAACATCTTGTAGACCCAGAGGTTGTTAATACAAGTGAAAGGTTAGATAGAGCACTGGTTCTGTATTATAAACTGAGGGATATGAGGTTTGTTAGTAAAACCAGCGTAGGATAG
- a CDS encoding sigma-54 interaction domain-containing protein: MTKNNLLKSLINFNAAETSCKNVSADYDLVINSLDCLEDCYFSIVDATGKIIFVSKDFEKIDGYKISDILGKNVLDVYKLGKQNSVHVRSIAEKKVLKNTKLRYTSASGQPVDLVMDIYPVFSGREVIGSFAISRDTSKIQALTDKVFQLQKALYNQLQRTNNNGTQFCFDDIIGSGEAMQSVINTAKKMACSESRIMILGETGTGKELFAQSIHNNSSRAKEPFIAVNCSAIPDTLLESILFGTNKGAFTGAEDKAGLFEEAKNGTLFLDELNSMSIVLQSKLLRALETNRIRRVGGNKEIPVNPRIISAMNIDPKEAIETEKLRSDFYYRLAVITLECPPLRNRKEDIITLSWFYINKYNKILGRKINEISEEVIQILENYNWPGNVRELSHCIEHAMNIVDPTDTSLLVQHLPAFLQDKILKNNILPITVPKINDYKQIMLQVEKDLLTQALKRNTGNINQTAKELNLSRQCLYYKLKRLDIDIQHEIYIE, from the coding sequence ATGACCAAAAACAACCTGTTAAAATCTCTAATAAACTTTAACGCAGCTGAAACAAGTTGTAAAAATGTCAGTGCCGATTACGACTTGGTTATTAATTCCTTAGATTGTTTGGAAGATTGTTATTTTTCAATAGTTGACGCAACAGGTAAAATTATTTTCGTGTCAAAAGATTTTGAAAAAATAGATGGTTACAAAATTAGCGATATATTGGGGAAAAATGTATTGGATGTTTACAAATTGGGTAAACAAAATAGTGTACATGTAAGATCAATAGCTGAAAAAAAGGTATTGAAAAATACTAAACTAAGATATACCTCAGCCTCTGGTCAACCTGTTGACCTCGTAATGGATATATATCCGGTTTTTTCGGGACGAGAGGTAATTGGTTCATTTGCCATAAGTCGAGACACAAGCAAAATACAAGCACTTACAGACAAAGTATTTCAACTTCAAAAAGCCCTTTATAATCAACTACAGAGAACGAACAATAACGGAACCCAGTTTTGTTTTGATGACATCATTGGTTCTGGAGAAGCCATGCAAAGCGTAATTAATACAGCGAAAAAAATGGCCTGCTCGGAATCACGGATCATGATTCTGGGAGAAACAGGAACAGGCAAAGAGCTCTTTGCCCAGAGTATTCATAACAACAGCTCAAGAGCCAAAGAGCCTTTTATCGCGGTTAACTGTTCAGCCATTCCAGATACCTTATTAGAAAGTATCCTGTTTGGGACAAATAAAGGTGCATTTACCGGAGCTGAGGATAAAGCCGGGTTGTTCGAAGAAGCAAAAAATGGCACACTTTTTCTGGACGAACTTAATTCTATGAGTATCGTTCTCCAGTCCAAACTATTAAGAGCATTGGAAACGAATCGCATTCGCAGGGTGGGAGGTAACAAAGAAATCCCTGTAAACCCTCGAATTATTAGTGCTATGAATATTGACCCTAAAGAAGCCATTGAAACTGAAAAACTAAGGAGTGATTTTTATTACAGACTCGCTGTGATCACTTTAGAATGTCCACCTTTACGAAACAGAAAGGAAGATATCATTACCTTATCCTGGTTTTACATCAATAAATATAATAAGATTCTGGGGAGAAAAATTAACGAGATATCCGAAGAAGTAATTCAAATACTGGAAAACTATAACTGGCCAGGAAATGTTCGCGAATTAAGTCATTGTATCGAGCATGCGATGAACATAGTTGATCCTACTGATACTTCCCTGTTAGTGCAGCATTTACCCGCGTTCCTCCAGGACAAAATCCTCAAGAATAATATTTTGCCGATCACCGTGCCAAAAATTAACGATTATAAACAAATAATGCTGCAAGTAGAAAAAGACCTCTTGACACAAGCACTAAAAAGAAATACCGGCAATATTAACCAAACCGCCAAAGAATTAAATCTGTCCAGACAATGTTTATATTATAAGCTGAAACGATTAGATATCGACATTCAGCATGAGATTTATATAGAATAA
- a CDS encoding Wadjet anti-phage system protein JetA family protein yields the protein MAGLIANLENQMMDLQEEEGVLAFEDNLSGRAHFLIRKFLETGWLEREQDSQSFTEQFVVPMYASKLLNLFYDLVSGKTTEYNGFVYSTYSILKTADAERDDYMFDGLRQAHQLTENLDNALRELLANLRFYHQRLQEQVEVKEILAEHFDVFRQKISDKIYHPLKTFDSVPRFKNRILRILKNWLTEPELIEDMAVVGHKRGFGLDPEACRQRVIVMIGEIIDTYEGIDQLLKSIDKKNTAYTRASVERMQYYINTERDIKGKLVEIMKRLPKMNDRKREEEIGLLSRDLPLFQQVYVDEESLFTEPRKRKEHCPRTTNLASLINKEELDSEMQEFKKRLEKVYSHHKVLEYITEQLARQGVLRAKDLRLETDDDFIKLILACIKNDEADIPFTIDFKDDYLLVNGYRIPELLIAKKKEKIS from the coding sequence GTGGCTGGACTAATAGCCAACCTGGAAAATCAAATGATGGACCTGCAGGAAGAAGAGGGGGTACTGGCCTTTGAAGACAACCTTTCGGGCAGGGCCCATTTTTTGATTAGAAAGTTCCTGGAAACGGGTTGGCTGGAAAGGGAGCAGGACAGCCAAAGTTTTACCGAACAATTTGTGGTGCCTATGTACGCCAGTAAGCTTCTTAATCTTTTCTATGATTTGGTCAGCGGAAAAACCACGGAATACAACGGTTTTGTTTATTCTACCTATTCTATCCTGAAGACAGCGGATGCAGAGCGGGATGATTATATGTTTGACGGACTGCGCCAGGCCCATCAGCTTACGGAGAATCTGGACAATGCTTTGCGGGAGTTGTTGGCCAACTTAAGGTTTTACCATCAGAGGCTGCAGGAACAGGTAGAGGTAAAAGAAATTTTGGCGGAACACTTTGATGTTTTTCGGCAGAAAATCTCCGATAAAATTTATCATCCTCTGAAGACCTTCGACAGTGTGCCACGCTTTAAAAATCGGATTCTTAGAATCCTTAAGAATTGGCTTACTGAGCCTGAGTTGATAGAAGATATGGCTGTTGTGGGTCATAAAAGGGGCTTTGGCCTGGACCCAGAGGCTTGCCGTCAAAGGGTAATCGTTATGATCGGGGAAATAATTGATACCTATGAGGGCATAGATCAGTTGTTAAAGTCCATAGATAAGAAAAACACGGCGTACACCAGGGCCTCTGTGGAGCGGATGCAGTACTACATAAACACGGAACGGGATATTAAAGGCAAACTGGTGGAGATTATGAAACGACTGCCTAAGATGAACGACAGAAAGAGAGAGGAAGAAATCGGACTTTTGAGTAGGGACTTGCCCCTTTTCCAGCAAGTTTATGTTGATGAAGAGTCGTTGTTCACTGAGCCCCGCAAGCGCAAGGAACACTGCCCGCGAACCACCAATCTGGCCAGTTTAATTAACAAAGAAGAGCTAGATTCAGAAATGCAGGAATTTAAAAAGCGTCTGGAAAAGGTCTATTCCCATCATAAGGTGCTGGAATATATCACGGAACAACTGGCCCGGCAGGGTGTCTTAAGGGCCAAAGATTTGCGGTTGGAGACCGATGATGACTTTATCAAACTGATTCTGGCTTGTATTAAAAATGATGAAGCCGATATCCCCTTTACCATTGATTTTAAAGATGATTACCTCTTAGTAAACGGTTATCGGATACCGGAGCTGTTAATTGCTAAGAAGAAGGAGAAGATATCCTGA
- a CDS encoding DUF2220 domain-containing protein, which yields MEFREHILNTLLDKYEKSLHYQGKAKVNRKIALSFNAKNFPWYWKSEAPHLKKAIHQVVEDLAGQGIVAYKWLPFEKGNLLDSVWLNLEQVDTAYRVIGRQPRKDKIKEVVGELENLLPQITQEWVKNFLIDCLKEMQDKKDFPLLLPAEKEERELLLKSFLGLEDKRDTVLLERVFSLKYLGHSKVFQRKVKGRLTRIAVQYLLNNSELLEDEVIQELGIEKNSEEVLVCGAITLLYKDKKIDYANSPFGGVVDTKYFSKMKIGSVKAAKVITIENKANFHYLVNNGMVDSTLLIYLGGFPGPQKRDFLVNLYQLKPNVSFYHWGDIDLGGFRIFETLRKVIPTIKPLFMDESTLLKYKGYCDELENNYARQLEKLLDKVEYKTFWPVIKVMLKDKIRLEQEALLVSEVDM from the coding sequence ATGGAATTTCGGGAACATATATTAAATACCTTACTGGATAAATATGAAAAAAGCCTACATTATCAGGGCAAAGCTAAAGTTAACAGAAAGATAGCCTTATCCTTTAATGCCAAGAACTTCCCTTGGTACTGGAAAAGTGAGGCGCCCCACCTGAAGAAAGCAATTCACCAGGTTGTGGAGGATTTGGCCGGGCAAGGTATTGTAGCTTATAAATGGTTGCCCTTTGAAAAGGGAAATTTGCTAGATTCCGTCTGGCTTAACCTGGAGCAGGTCGATACAGCCTATCGTGTTATTGGACGGCAACCGAGAAAAGACAAAATAAAGGAAGTAGTTGGGGAATTAGAAAACCTTTTGCCCCAAATTACTCAGGAGTGGGTAAAGAATTTCCTTATTGATTGCTTAAAAGAAATGCAGGATAAAAAAGACTTCCCGTTGCTCTTGCCGGCGGAAAAAGAAGAAAGGGAATTATTATTGAAAAGTTTCCTGGGGCTGGAAGATAAAAGGGATACCGTTCTTTTGGAGCGGGTTTTCAGTTTAAAATACCTGGGACATAGTAAGGTTTTTCAAAGGAAAGTAAAAGGACGTTTAACACGCATTGCTGTTCAGTACCTGCTGAACAACTCAGAGCTGCTAGAGGACGAGGTCATTCAGGAACTGGGCATCGAAAAAAACTCTGAGGAAGTATTGGTCTGCGGTGCAATAACTTTACTTTATAAAGATAAAAAAATAGATTATGCCAATTCTCCCTTCGGTGGTGTAGTTGATACAAAATATTTTTCCAAAATGAAAATAGGCTCTGTGAAGGCTGCAAAGGTAATTACTATTGAAAACAAGGCCAATTTCCACTACCTGGTAAACAATGGGATGGTTGATAGCACCCTTTTAATATACCTGGGGGGGTTTCCTGGTCCCCAAAAGAGAGATTTCTTGGTCAATCTTTACCAATTAAAGCCGAATGTTTCTTTTTATCATTGGGGCGATATTGACTTGGGCGGGTTTAGAATATTTGAGACCTTAAGAAAAGTAATTCCAACAATAAAGCCTCTTTTTATGGATGAGAGTACACTATTAAAGTATAAGGGTTACTGTGATGAGCTAGAAAATAACTATGCAAGGCAGTTGGAAAAGCTGTTGGATAAAGTGGAATATAAAACCTTTTGGCCCGTAATCAAAGTCATGTTAAAAGATAAAATTCGTTTGGAACAGGAAGCTCTTTTGGTATCGGAAGTTGATATGTAA